In Chryseobacterium gleum, a single genomic region encodes these proteins:
- a CDS encoding glycosyltransferase — protein MAKFAFIVPPLTGHVNPTLSIGATLLERGHEVAWISLDPTLEAKLPKGGKLLLIQYDQTDEEKKESEQYLDIISKKVVYGIDSVKFLYEEVLTPLNRHCYKGVITLLKTYQPDLIIGDHQLFAVPVAAKILGIPYATSVTAPAAIKIMNELPKVHEWEVHQIISLQKELGFHEERSLATSDLLTLVLTSNYFFGGMDDLAPQYKFTGPVLTERRISCEFDWDRLKNAANKKILVSIGTTFDHDHKKAFFQKVIDAFKDEDLTVVVVSDPQLFEQWPENFMVYQQIPQLDLLPHLDGVVCHGGHNTVSETLSNGIPLVVIPIAYDQSHVAGRVVRTEAGERLNFNRFKANHLREAVQQILNNPKYREAAQKVSQSFAEAGGAATAANLLEQAIVKASKPEKPSKFLFVVPPFFGHVSPTLSVGASLIARGHEVKWFGITPLDSKHIPEGGSYFYPEEDLIPYQEEIARILKRQDDGPACSGPEVMKLALEETYVPFAKMMMPGLTRLTESWMPDVIVNDCITFGGALFAHKNNIPCVTTTPVPPDVMGDTEKSAPKIWEWQQKLIKDLQKEVGIHEEGIYIHSHKLNMVFTSQAFAGFETVPPHMKFVGPVKGRPNDAPFDWDKLNASTTPKIFVSLGTLLVDIRKAFFEKIIAAFKDQPVTVIAATPPEIFEEWPDNFIVNSFVPQSAVMQQMDMVICHGGFNTVNDTFRNGLPMLITPIAYDHFHIAKLIEQAGCGISIRYKRLRVDALRETVFELLENPKYREAAREVQNTFTLAGGNDKAVELLENFVHEHSTLASV, from the coding sequence ATGGCTAAATTTGCATTTATAGTTCCACCACTCACAGGACATGTCAATCCTACCTTAAGCATCGGTGCTACGTTACTGGAAAGAGGACATGAAGTAGCCTGGATCAGCCTTGACCCTACGTTAGAGGCCAAACTTCCCAAGGGAGGAAAATTATTACTGATCCAATACGATCAGACCGACGAAGAAAAAAAAGAAAGTGAACAATATCTCGATATTATTTCCAAAAAAGTAGTATACGGAATCGACAGTGTGAAGTTCCTTTACGAAGAAGTTCTTACCCCACTGAACAGACATTGCTATAAAGGCGTTATCACTTTATTAAAAACATACCAGCCTGATTTAATTATCGGGGATCATCAGTTATTTGCAGTCCCTGTTGCTGCGAAAATTCTTGGAATTCCTTATGCCACTTCCGTTACCGCTCCGGCAGCTATTAAAATCATGAATGAGCTTCCGAAAGTTCACGAATGGGAAGTACATCAAATTATCAGTTTACAGAAAGAATTAGGCTTCCATGAAGAACGTTCTCTGGCCACTTCAGACCTGCTGACACTGGTACTTACCTCCAATTACTTCTTTGGGGGAATGGATGATCTCGCACCTCAGTATAAATTCACGGGACCGGTTCTTACAGAGCGTCGTATCTCTTGTGAATTCGATTGGGACAGATTGAAAAATGCTGCCAACAAAAAGATTCTGGTAAGCATCGGAACTACTTTCGATCATGATCATAAAAAAGCGTTTTTCCAGAAGGTGATTGATGCCTTTAAAGATGAAGATTTAACCGTTGTAGTGGTTTCTGATCCACAGCTTTTTGAGCAGTGGCCGGAAAACTTTATGGTCTATCAGCAGATTCCTCAGCTGGACCTGTTACCTCATCTTGATGGTGTAGTGTGCCACGGCGGCCACAATACGGTTTCTGAAACTTTATCCAACGGAATCCCTTTGGTCGTAATTCCGATTGCCTATGACCAGTCTCACGTTGCAGGCCGTGTGGTGCGTACAGAAGCAGGTGAACGTCTGAACTTCAACCGCTTCAAAGCCAATCACCTGAGAGAAGCCGTACAGCAGATTTTAAATAACCCGAAATACCGTGAAGCGGCTCAGAAAGTAAGTCAGTCTTTTGCAGAGGCAGGAGGTGCAGCTACAGCGGCAAACTTATTGGAGCAAGCTATAGTAAAGGCTTCAAAACCTGAAAAACCTTCTAAGTTCTTATTCGTTGTTCCTCCGTTTTTCGGACATGTGAGTCCTACTTTAAGTGTGGGAGCGAGTCTGATTGCCCGTGGCCACGAAGTAAAATGGTTCGGAATTACGCCTTTAGACAGTAAGCATATTCCTGAAGGAGGTTCTTATTTCTATCCGGAAGAAGACCTTATTCCGTATCAGGAGGAAATTGCCCGTATTTTAAAAAGACAGGATGACGGACCGGCATGTTCAGGACCTGAAGTGATGAAGCTGGCTCTGGAAGAAACGTATGTTCCTTTCGCTAAAATGATGATGCCGGGATTAACGAGACTCACAGAAAGCTGGATGCCTGATGTGATCGTGAATGACTGTATCACTTTCGGAGGCGCACTTTTCGCCCACAAAAACAATATTCCTTGTGTAACCACTACTCCGGTTCCACCGGATGTGATGGGAGATACGGAAAAAAGTGCCCCAAAAATCTGGGAATGGCAGCAAAAACTGATTAAAGACCTGCAAAAAGAAGTAGGCATTCATGAAGAAGGCATTTATATCCATTCTCACAAACTGAATATGGTATTTACTTCACAGGCTTTTGCCGGATTTGAAACCGTTCCGCCTCATATGAAATTTGTAGGGCCGGTAAAAGGCCGCCCGAACGATGCCCCATTTGACTGGGATAAACTGAATGCTTCCACGACTCCGAAGATATTTGTATCATTGGGAACCCTGTTGGTTGATATCAGAAAAGCCTTTTTTGAAAAGATCATTGCTGCATTTAAAGACCAGCCGGTTACAGTGATTGCCGCTACTCCACCCGAAATCTTTGAAGAATGGCCGGATAATTTTATCGTAAACAGCTTTGTACCTCAGTCTGCAGTGATGCAGCAAATGGACATGGTGATCTGCCACGGTGGCTTCAATACCGTAAACGATACTTTCCGTAACGGATTACCGATGCTGATCACCCCTATTGCTTACGATCATTTCCATATTGCCAAACTGATCGAGCAGGCAGGCTGCGGAATCAGCATCCGCTACAAGAGACTGCGTGTAGATGCGCTTCGTGAAACCGTTTTTGAATTGCTGGAAAATCCGAAATACCGGGAAGCTGCCAGGGAAGTCCAGAACACATTCACCCTTGCCGGAGGAAATGACAAAGCGGTAGAACTGTTAGAAAATTTTGTACACGAACATTCAACATTAGCTTCTGTGTAG
- a CDS encoding acyl carrier protein produces the protein MDTVNATLKMNHEELFTLLKGFITEVIGAEFVEEMDITPESSFTKDLEMDSIEIVSFSEKIKAHFGDQIDFTGWLSSMDLDQLINLDLSMIINYIYECQ, from the coding sequence ATGGACACTGTAAACGCAACATTAAAAATGAACCACGAAGAACTTTTTACTTTATTAAAAGGTTTTATTACTGAAGTGATAGGTGCTGAATTTGTAGAGGAGATGGATATTACTCCTGAAAGTTCATTCACCAAAGATCTTGAAATGGACAGCATAGAGATCGTCTCTTTTTCTGAAAAGATCAAAGCGCATTTTGGCGATCAGATCGATTTTACAGGCTGGCTGTCTTCCATGGATCTGGACCAGCTGATCAATCTTGACCTTAGTATGATCATCAATTATATCTACGAATGCCAATAA
- a CDS encoding alpha/beta fold hydrolase — MPIITVNNRQVHIQELNKGAEQTVVLIHGMFSNLSIYYFNIAPILAKHFHVVMYDLKSHGMSERFLDGYDLDNMSSDLIGLTDHLQLEKVHLVGYSFGGLIALKTALEYPERINQLVVMEAPDPQDEKARNIIDEYSKEFLEHYVANFTDTTKVQMGKRQMEKNHRMYEFLFNQTSIKADMIKEKHFLGEARFNELTAPTLLLYGADSNCRPTGEWLQSQIRQSELELIPGDHNIPIQEPQLIAETIAQFLSKILTQNHG, encoded by the coding sequence ATGCCAATAATCACTGTCAATAACAGACAAGTTCATATACAGGAACTCAATAAAGGAGCCGAACAAACCGTGGTCTTAATCCACGGTATGTTCAGTAACCTGTCCATTTATTATTTTAATATTGCTCCTATTCTGGCAAAACATTTCCATGTGGTGATGTACGATCTGAAAAGCCACGGTATGAGTGAGCGCTTTCTTGATGGATACGATCTTGACAACATGTCATCCGATTTAATAGGTTTAACAGATCACCTTCAACTGGAAAAAGTACATCTTGTCGGATACAGTTTCGGAGGTCTTATTGCGTTAAAAACAGCTCTGGAATATCCTGAACGCATCAATCAACTGGTGGTGATGGAAGCTCCGGATCCTCAGGACGAAAAAGCCCGTAATATCATTGATGAATACAGCAAAGAATTCCTTGAGCATTATGTTGCCAACTTTACCGATACCACCAAAGTGCAGATGGGCAAAAGACAAATGGAAAAGAACCACCGTATGTATGAATTTCTGTTTAACCAGACCAGCATCAAAGCAGATATGATTAAGGAAAAACATTTCCTTGGTGAAGCCCGTTTCAATGAATTAACGGCTCCTACCTTATTGCTTTATGGAGCTGATTCCAACTGCAGGCCTACCGGTGAGTGGCTTCAGTCTCAAATCAGACAGTCTGAACTTGAATTAATCCCGGGTGATCACAATATTCCTATCCAGGAACCTCAGCTTATCGCTGAAACGATCGCTCAATTTTTATCTAAAATCCTAACACAAAACCATGGCTAA